Proteins encoded within one genomic window of Pygocentrus nattereri isolate fPygNat1 chromosome 11, fPygNat1.pri, whole genome shotgun sequence:
- the zcrb1 gene encoding zinc finger CCHC-type and RNA-binding motif-containing protein 1 isoform X2, whose amino-acid sequence MSGGLAPSKSTVYVSNLPFSLTNNDLHKLCTKYGKVVKVTVVKDKQTRMSKGVAFVLFLDRESAHNCARSLNNKQLFSRTVKASIAVDNGRAAEFIRRRNYSDKSRCYECGEDGHLSYSCPKNLLGEREPPPKKEKKKKKKIKHTEEVEPEESEDEGEDPAIDSLSQAIAFQQARMEEEERRRKRATEDSSQASTSEDSHKPRIKKSTYFSDEEELSD is encoded by the exons ATGAGTGGCGGCTTGGCACCGAGCAAAAGCACCGTTTATGTTTCCAATCTTCCGTTTTCTCTGACCAATAATGACTTGCATAAG TTGTGCACTAAATATGGAAAAGTTGTTAA GGTGACCGTTGTGAAGGATAAACAGACACGGATGAGCAAAGGCGTTGCGTTCGTGCTGTTTCTGGACAGGGAGTCGGCACATAATTGTGCTCGATCACTAAACAACAAACAA TTGTTCAGTAGGACCGTGAAAGCCAGCATCGCCGTCGATAACGGAAGAGCTGCCGAGTTCATTCGGAGGAGAAACTACTCGGACAAGTCCAGGTGTTATGAGTGTGGT GAGGATGGTCACTTAAGCTACTCATGCCCAAAGAATTTGCTTGGAGAAAGAGAACCTCCCccgaaaaaagaaaagaagaagaagaaaaagataaagCACACTGAAGAAGT TGAGCCTGaagaaagtgaagatgaggGAGAAGACCCTGCAATTGACAGTTTAAGTCAGGCAATTGCTTTCCAG CAAGCTCGaatggaggaggaagagagacgAAGGAAACGGGCCACTGAAGACTCGAGCCAGGCTTCCACATCAGAGGACTCTCATAAACCCAGGATCAAAAAGAGCACCTACTTCAGCGACGAGGAGGAGCTCAGTGACTGA
- the zcrb1 gene encoding zinc finger CCHC-type and RNA-binding motif-containing protein 1 isoform X1, which produces MRTLWLKAAAVCSVREAAERLLLCVCELGQPQKAGGWVVTARQRKFRCNMSGGLAPSKSTVYVSNLPFSLTNNDLHKLCTKYGKVVKVTVVKDKQTRMSKGVAFVLFLDRESAHNCARSLNNKQLFSRTVKASIAVDNGRAAEFIRRRNYSDKSRCYECGEDGHLSYSCPKNLLGEREPPPKKEKKKKKKIKHTEEVEPEESEDEGEDPAIDSLSQAIAFQQARMEEEERRRKRATEDSSQASTSEDSHKPRIKKSTYFSDEEELSD; this is translated from the exons ATGCGCACGCTTTGGCTTAAAGCTGCAGCTGTTTGTTCGGTAAGAGAAGCCGCTGAACGcctcctgctgtgtgtgtgtgaactcgGGCAGCCGCAGAAGGCTGGTGGTTGGGTTGTAACAGCAAGACAGAGAAAGTTCAG ATGCAACATGAGTGGCGGCTTGGCACCGAGCAAAAGCACCGTTTATGTTTCCAATCTTCCGTTTTCTCTGACCAATAATGACTTGCATAAG TTGTGCACTAAATATGGAAAAGTTGTTAA GGTGACCGTTGTGAAGGATAAACAGACACGGATGAGCAAAGGCGTTGCGTTCGTGCTGTTTCTGGACAGGGAGTCGGCACATAATTGTGCTCGATCACTAAACAACAAACAA TTGTTCAGTAGGACCGTGAAAGCCAGCATCGCCGTCGATAACGGAAGAGCTGCCGAGTTCATTCGGAGGAGAAACTACTCGGACAAGTCCAGGTGTTATGAGTGTGGT GAGGATGGTCACTTAAGCTACTCATGCCCAAAGAATTTGCTTGGAGAAAGAGAACCTCCCccgaaaaaagaaaagaagaagaagaaaaagataaagCACACTGAAGAAGT TGAGCCTGaagaaagtgaagatgaggGAGAAGACCCTGCAATTGACAGTTTAAGTCAGGCAATTGCTTTCCAG CAAGCTCGaatggaggaggaagagagacgAAGGAAACGGGCCACTGAAGACTCGAGCCAGGCTTCCACATCAGAGGACTCTCATAAACCCAGGATCAAAAAGAGCACCTACTTCAGCGACGAGGAGGAGCTCAGTGACTGA